GTTCTCCAACTTGCAGTGTTAGTCTAATGAGCAATGGACAATCCATGCCCATAGAACAAATCAAGGTAAAATTTATTAAAGAACAAGCGTTGCATAAAGATAAAGTATTAATTTAAAAAATGATAAGAGTCAATAACAAAAAAGAGTGAAACTTAAATAAAAAACTGGAGGTATTATTTTGGAGACAATAACAAATCAAGCGTGGTCTCATGAGGAATTAGAGACGTTAGCAAGAATAAGCCGTAATCAAGAAGTAGTACAAGGAATGGTGCAATCAGTAGGATTTATAACCATGCCAGTTCCTCAAGAAAATGGACGTATGGTATCACAAGAAACAGAAGTAGCTATCTTTCGTTTAGAAGGAGGAGTAAAAGCTTTTTGTCCATCTAGTGAGTTCAGTGAGCATTCTTTCAAAACGCTTAATGGTTTTGTTGGGACATATCAGAATATCGTTATCACTCGATTAGATTTAGAACATCAATTGGCCATTGTTTCTGTTAAAAAGGCTGATAAAATTAGTCGTGAAAACTTCTGGAATACAATTAAATACCTTGATAAAAAAGGTGAACTAAAAAATGAAGTTTTCGATGGTGTAGTGTGGGGGATTAACGAGAAGAATGAACGCATACATGTTCGTGTAAATGGTACTGATTGCTTCATGCTTAAGTATGATTGGGATTGGAACAATAATATTGATATTAGTAGTGTAGTAGAGAGAGGAACTAAAATTCCGGTTAAAGTACTCCGCTACGATGAAGAAGTAAACATCATTCAAGTTTCTCGTAAGGATACAATGGAAGATCCGTTTAAGAAGTTAGAGCAAATGAAAGAAATGGAAGTAGTTGTAGGACGTGTACATAATGTTCATCCTATACATGGTATCTTTGTTAACCTTGAAGAAGGTGTTAGACTCAAAGCAATTAAACCTCGCCATTTACCTGAGCCTCTTGTGGGTGAAATCGTATCATGCCGTATACGTGAAATCGATGCTAAGAATAGAAAAGGGAAGGTAGTCATTGTAGACTATCCACAAGGTAAGAAAAAGAGAAATGATATAGGAAGCTTCTTATTCGGGTAATGGATACACAATTAACAGAATTACAATATTTTTTGTCCAAAGAAGGGGACATTCCATTTTGGGATCACCCTTCTATGTACGGTTATAAAAAATTACCTAAGAACTACTTTCCTTTTTATAGTGTAGAACAAGTTTTAAGAGCATATAAGCAAGGGCAAATAGATGATACCGATATTATGATTCTTAAAGTAGTAGGAGATGCAGTAGCTGCCAATGAGGATCAGTTAAGAAGATACTTAAGCTCCCAAATGTCTAGATCGGAAGTTTCTGAACGCTTGGAACGTTTAAGAAAGAATGCCATGGTTGATCGATGGTTTTGTCGTTTGGATAATGATGAAGATGAAGAGTTTAAGCCACCCGCTCCCTTTACTCTTGGTGTTGGCGGTTTTAAATTATTGAGGCATTTTTATAATGATCAGCCTTTTATGAATCCAAATACGTGGGATAGTCAAAATGCAAAAACATTACAAAGATATGTTGCTATGAATGAATTACGCTGCCGATTAGTTGAAAGTAGAGCAATTAAAGGTTGGACATGGAATGGGATCGTAGCACACAATCGTAGGTATAAGAAGCCGTTTGGAGTTGCGGAATTAGAAACCGGACAGGGAAGAGTTAATTTTATTATCGAAAGAGCTCAAATGTCACAGAATTTTGTTGGCTTTTTAAGAGATAAATTACATCAATGGAGGAATCTCTTTGAAAAGCAACAATCCTTTCCTATTACGGCTTTTCCAACAAATGTACCAATTTTCATTCTGTATTGCTCAACGGTATCAATGGCGGAGTTTATTCATAAAGAATTAATGCTCGATACATTTCCTTTTACTGTATGGCTTTGTGTAGATGAATTAATTGATACAGATGGTTTGTCAAAATCTCTTTTTGCTCCAGACAAGGAAAAGTTAAGAAGAATGAATGTTTCTTTTTTACAGGAAGATTGAGTCGTTAGACTATAGATCTATAGTATGCAACAGCAAGATAATAAAAAGCCCCTTATGCTTATAAGGAGCTTTTTATTATTACTCAAAATGTTTTTCTTCGATACATCTTTTTTAATTTTTTGTCAATATCAACTGAAGCTATCATAGGTTTACTCTTTTTCTGAAGGCTTTCTTCTTCTAGCTTATATTTAGCATATCCCTTATGTTCAAACCATTTCAATTTACCGCCTTTATCTAATCTCTCTTGTATGTCGATATACTCACTTACATTCATTTGTTGTTTAATGTATTTCCGAAAGGTTTCTTTTAAAATTATAACTATTTTTTTAACTAATTTAAATATTAGTTTAAATAGTTTTGGGAGTAAAATCAGGATTATACCACCTATTACTGTTAGACTGATTACATCTATTGCACTTTCTTGCTTATTAAACAAATAGTTTTTTAGTTCTGAAAAAAACCCCAACACATTTCCCTCCAGTTTTCGCTAACACTTCAACCACATAATATGACACTAAAACATTAATTATGATAAATAGTGAGTACAAGTGAGTTTTCTTATAAATTAAGTTATGAATAAAAAATGGAAGAGATCACTCTCAACCATTTTAATAATTTACTTTATAGAAAGGACATCTTGAGATTTTAAAATCATGTTCTTGTTATCCTTTTCTTTTCTTTAATCAATTTTTTGGTGCTTTTACAGATGTGTTCTCTATGTTCGTTCCAAATCTGCCTTGCTTCAGTATCAGTAACATCTAATCTTTCCATAAATTCCTCTAATGCTCTTTCCTGTATAATGAAATCCGGTATAAGTTCAGAGCTGTTTTTAAATGAAAGGATAATGCTGTCTATCACTTGTTGCAGCTTAGGTGAGTTAGCGTCTGTTTTTTCTAATGCGGGCTTATTGTTTAATGAAATTAGTATAGCTTCTATGTACTTTTCTGGATTGTTGATTTTAGTTTTAGTCTTACGGTTTTTGACTTCATCATAAGCAAGAAGAATTAACTCCTTTCCGTAATCAGTAAGCCACTTTTCAATAGCTTGATTCTTTAAAGAAAGAGCTTCTTCTTTAAATAAAGATTGAATACTTGTGACATCATTATCAACAGGTTCTTCATCAAAGAAAGATATTTGTTTCGTTTTATATTTACTATCAATAATAAACTTCACCGACACTACTTTTCTAGACCTTCTAATTTCCTCTATTTCAAAGCTTAACAGGGTTTTTTCCTTCAATTCTTCTTGTGCCTTCTTAAGTACTTTCTGCTTGAAATTGTTAAAGGAAGGGTACTTTCCTTGTACACCAAGCATTTGTTTTAGTTCTTCTAACTCTATTGTCCTGGTTCCAATTTTTTCGTATTGCTTTAATAATTCAAAGAGTCTTATAGAGAAACCGCTACGAAGGGGAGAAATGTATGCAAAAGAATATTTAGTAAAGTTATCTTCTAAGCTAAGTAAGAAATTTTTAATTAATGGATTAAACGATACATCAACTATTCCTTTTTCATAAACAACAGCTGAAAACCAAGGGAACCAACCGATTTTATCACTATCTTTAGATTTAATCTTGATCCGCTTTTTCGTTATTTCATCTGCTATTTTTTCAATCCTTGCATGTAGACCATTACCCTTTAATCCTATAGCATCTGCAAATTCTTGAACGCTGAATGAATAATCGGGAAAGTCGTTATCTTGTATTTTTATTTTACTAGCTACATATCTTATTAGTTTATGTTCGTTAACTGTAAGGTCAGTATCATAATATGCTTCAACCAGATCATTTGATTGTACGATGAGATCATTCTTCTTTTTAGACATAATCTTTCACCTTTCGATTGTTTCTAATGTGAATTATCTCATGTTTTAAAGCTGAGAGAAAGAGAGTTTCCGCTTCTTTTGTAGATCTTACATAATCCTCATTTGGTTGCATTTAATAAACGAGTATATTTAAAGATAATTTATATTCATAACAAGTCATAATGTTTAATGTTTTAACATATAATATATTTTAATTGTTTTAAAGTTATTAAGTTTTATAGTCTCATAAAGTAAGATATATCAAGGGTTAGAGCTACTTATGTGCAACTAAACAGGGATAAACCGCAACTAAATGAGGATGTTGCGTAGCCGAATAAGGATTAAACGCAACCAAATGTGGCTGCTTAATGTAACTAGATGGGGATTAACTGCAACTAAATAGGGATATGGTGCAACCAAATGAGGATCGTGTATTTTTTGTCAAAGTGTAACCATATAGGGATCATATATTGTTGAATACTGTATTTAGGAAAGAGGAGATGCTCAAATCTATACAGATAGGATCTAAAGGAATTAGCTTAATCGTATAGTGCATTCGTTAAAGAATGCTTTTTGATTACTGTATATGCAACCAAAGAGGGATAGAATTATAACTATTTTTCAAACTGCAACTAAATGAGGATCATTTAAACGGATTTAAATAAGTGTAACCAATTGAGGATGAGGAATCTTCATAGTATGTGCAACCTAATGAGGATGAAGGACAGCTTATATAAAATAAAGTGCAACTAAATAAGGATAATTTTTTAAAGGGAAGATGGTGCTTTCAATATATTTTGTAGGGGATATTAGAATACAAAACGCCCGTTAAGAAGGTCATGGCGGGCGTTTTGTTTACAACTTATGCGAATGGTAAGGATCTATATGTTTTAGGTGATTCAGTACCTTTACCTATATGAATGACTTTCAGATGAGGATTCGATTTCATAAACTTTTTTTGCACCTGTTTTTCGTTAAATCCTTTTCCTCTAGCATTTAGAAAGAAACCTGTTTTTTTATCCCAAACTACCATCCAGTAATTTCTTCTCACCATACTCATACTTTTGAATAACTTCTTTAAATTCTTCAAAAATAACGCTCCCTTTTTTGTATTCCAGTTCATTATAGAAGGAGGTGGTGATACAGGCTATTCCGAGTGATTTTCTTTTTTGATGAATTTTCACAGTCCTAATACAGAATTATTATCATGATAGTAAACGAATTTGGTTTAATTTTTCAGTTGTATGAATAACAAAGTCTTTTCTTTCTTCTATTTCGAATAGCTGAATAGCCTTTTGGAAATGTTTTATCGATAAAGTGTTGTTGTTTTGAAAGTAATTATTTCCTATCTGATACTCCAATTCCCCGTATAAATAAAATGTTTCGTTTTCTCTACATAACCTTACACCTTTTTTGCTATTTCAATAGATTTATCATATTCCTTTAGACTCTTATAAGACTTAGAAAGGCCGTATAGGACCCTAATATGGATACGAAAGTCCTTTAAGTTAGGCATATTGCTTTTGTTAACAAGAGCAAGATTATAGTATTCAATGGATTGTTTATACAAATTGCATTCGTTATAGAGTATCCCTATGCTGTTTAGAATTTCAATCTCTCTTTCTGTCATTTGTTTATCTATAGAGCCAGTTATATTTATAGCAGCCATTAATACTTCAACAGATTTATGAAAGTCTCCATTTATATAAAACAAGGTAATTCCCTTGTGCCACAACAAAAATTGTTTAATTCGTATATCGTAAGTATATAAAGGAGAACTCATTTCTTTTTGGACAATTTCATAAACTTCTATATATTCTCTGTTTCTAATGTGTTTTCGAATAATCTTAATAAGATCTGACGTGTAATAATCTTTATCATTTTGCTCAAAGAAATAATTCATGTCTACATTTAATTTGTTTGCTAACTTAAAGAGAATTAGGCTGGAAGGAATTTCGGTATTATTTTCAATTTTACTTATTAAAGCTTGTGTACAAATATCTTTTGCCAGTTGTTTTTGAGTAAATCCAATTTGCTTTCTTAATTCTCTTATTAAGTCGCCAATAGGTATGTTCTCCAAATAATCACCTCCATAAATATTCCAATATTTATATTTTATTACAATTAATTAGTTAATTAAATGATAGGTGCTTTTCCTTCTATCTATTTAGATGAGACTGTAATTACATGAATTTCCAATAGTTGTTATGATTTCACTAGATAAAGAAAGGAGGATACGGTAAATGAAAAAGTTATATAGTTTACTATTCGTTCTTGGAATCTTATTTACAACTTACAACTGCACTGATACTTTTAATCCAATGGAATCTAGTAAAACTATATCCTCTTCGGAATTTGAAACACTAGATTTGCCAAACCAACATTAAAGGAGATGGGAATTTATGAAAAAGCTTGTAGTATTATTAGGGCTCATTATGGCTCTTTCGATAGGTGGGGCTTCTGTATCAGCAGCTGAAAAAACAATTTCGGAAGATAAGGTTGATAAGTTTCTTAAGAAAGCTGGTGCACCTGATGAACTTTTAGAGAGATGGGAATATGATCAAAAGCTAGATCTTTATAATAAGGGGAAAGATAATCTTATAGAATTTGATACTACCAAAGAAGAAGAGTTTGTTAGAGTTGCGAATACAGGTGAACTTGTTGAATCGGATTCTGTAGAACAGCCTAGTGGTGAATTTACAACAATGGGTACTATTTCAAAAGATAAGTTAAAAGTCTCACATGATATCTGGAGTATGTATTCCGGTGGTGTTAAGTACAAATCAGTTTATGCTAACTATGAATGGGTAA
This genomic interval from Metabacillus schmidteae contains the following:
- a CDS encoding S1 RNA-binding domain-containing protein, whose amino-acid sequence is METITNQAWSHEELETLARISRNQEVVQGMVQSVGFITMPVPQENGRMVSQETEVAIFRLEGGVKAFCPSSEFSEHSFKTLNGFVGTYQNIVITRLDLEHQLAIVSVKKADKISRENFWNTIKYLDKKGELKNEVFDGVVWGINEKNERIHVRVNGTDCFMLKYDWDWNNNIDISSVVERGTKIPVKVLRYDEEVNIIQVSRKDTMEDPFKKLEQMKEMEVVVGRVHNVHPIHGIFVNLEEGVRLKAIKPRHLPEPLVGEIVSCRIREIDAKNRKGKVVIVDYPQGKKKRNDIGSFLFG
- a CDS encoding replication-relaxation family protein codes for the protein MDTQLTELQYFLSKEGDIPFWDHPSMYGYKKLPKNYFPFYSVEQVLRAYKQGQIDDTDIMILKVVGDAVAANEDQLRRYLSSQMSRSEVSERLERLRKNAMVDRWFCRLDNDEDEEFKPPAPFTLGVGGFKLLRHFYNDQPFMNPNTWDSQNAKTLQRYVAMNELRCRLVESRAIKGWTWNGIVAHNRRYKKPFGVAELETGQGRVNFIIERAQMSQNFVGFLRDKLHQWRNLFEKQQSFPITAFPTNVPIFILYCSTVSMAEFIHKELMLDTFPFTVWLCVDELIDTDGLSKSLFAPDKEKLRRMNVSFLQED
- a CDS encoding replication initiation protein, giving the protein MSKKKNDLIVQSNDLVEAYYDTDLTVNEHKLIRYVASKIKIQDNDFPDYSFSVQEFADAIGLKGNGLHARIEKIADEITKKRIKIKSKDSDKIGWFPWFSAVVYEKGIVDVSFNPLIKNFLLSLEDNFTKYSFAYISPLRSGFSIRLFELLKQYEKIGTRTIELEELKQMLGVQGKYPSFNNFKQKVLKKAQEELKEKTLLSFEIEEIRRSRKVVSVKFIIDSKYKTKQISFFDEEPVDNDVTSIQSLFKEEALSLKNQAIEKWLTDYGKELILLAYDEVKNRKTKTKINNPEKYIEAILISLNNKPALEKTDANSPKLQQVIDSIILSFKNSSELIPDFIIQERALEEFMERLDVTDTEARQIWNEHREHICKSTKKLIKEKKRITRT
- a CDS encoding helix-turn-helix domain-containing protein — encoded protein: MENIPIGDLIRELRKQIGFTQKQLAKDICTQALISKIENNTEIPSSLILFKLANKLNVDMNYFFEQNDKDYYTSDLIKIIRKHIRNREYIEVYEIVQKEMSSPLYTYDIRIKQFLLWHKGITLFYINGDFHKSVEVLMAAINITGSIDKQMTEREIEILNSIGILYNECNLYKQSIEYYNLALVNKSNMPNLKDFRIHIRVLYGLSKSYKSLKEYDKSIEIAKKV